The sequence below is a genomic window from Uranotaenia lowii strain MFRU-FL chromosome 2, ASM2978415v1, whole genome shotgun sequence.
aagaaaaTTGTACTTTGCTATTgcaataccggtatctgaacttttcttataccgtggttgaatttgaaggaatctttcgattgcttttattcagtagaattattagTAGAATTGTATAGTAGAACCAAGTGGGCTCACAACTATTatgtgttgagtaattttttttttatgtatcagATAATCCCTTCTATGATTACAATCACGGTCACGGTGTGCATTTTGGTACCACACTAATCTTCAAGAGCGGcacttgaaataaattttgaatccatAATCATTATGAACCAAAAAACTCTTAACAGATGCTTGTTTTATTCAACATGACACACGAAATAACATGATGATCATTTAAGAAAACACTTATGTATTATAAGAGAAAAGCAAGCTCTGAAGAAATATTAAATGTatttcttaaaacaaaattaaagttAACCATTCAAAAAAGCATTTCGGATTTTGGTTTGAAGATAAAGTTGACTTAAGCAAGTTGGGGTTTAACACCTccagcttagcttgattgactgcttacgtccaccttaaatcattaaacccgaaatgtttcaaataatattttagtAATGAATGTTTAAAAGTTCTTTGAAGTTTTcgcttaattaaattttaatgaaggTTAATACATTTCGctttccatgatcgctggcgtggctccttagaacgagttccacatcgccaatggttgctactccgtgattgaccgaggccatcagttttgttcagaggtcaaatgaatagAGCCTGGGATTggcaacacattcacaatgctcaaatctgatgctctctctttttagatcaataacggcgccggccacgccctagtagtcaatggatagattggaaaatatagaaaaggatgaaagatcaatcttattctttaggaccgaggtcacctctgcatcctactagtaaaataattttggtttggagGTTTGGGTAAAAAGAGGTGATCGGAGGACACTTTTGACTATAGTAATTAAAAACTATCAAATCTTTTCTTCTAAACTCCTACTATTGACTCATGAAATTAGTTTAAGACTTTTTCTCTTATATATTTCCTATCtcaattttactttaaatatcACTCCTAaaacttaatttcaaaaaatctgctttcattttaaaaattaaaaaaaaaagatctaattctcatttaaaagaaatgaaatgtaTTGAATAAACAAGTTGAATACGTGTTTGACGAATTTTGAGATCTATCGCAAATAAATCACAAGTGTAACTATACTTTActgttttggttgaaaaataacaaaaactagtgtaaaatttattgatttcctTTCGTGTTTACTGGCtctaaagtaagaaaaaaattttttgggaggAAACCTAAAAACAAAccttgaacttttttgtttggaatatttcaaaaaattataactaatataggattaaaattaaaaaaaaattaaagcgaaGTGTATCTGTTGAACAACATTATCCAGTAAACGAGGTTATCCTTCCGGCTCAATAAAACCATAGAAAAGTAATTATTTCGtagtttctcaaaaattgaacaccaatttgagtaagtttttcttttgagttctaaacgttatatttttattaaattctctATTTCCCTGATATATAAAATAAATGactagtgaaaaaaattaaaaaatctgtgattttgATACTCATTAACATTATactatatatatatgtatatatataacattatacattatacattatataataaaaaaaaaaccatttccgcagaatttgataaatgaataaacacattttcaaaacaaatttagagttGTAGACAACTGCTTACTTGCTGACGTATCAGTTCAATTGCGAAGAAAttctaatgaaaaataataactaTACATGAGTTCACGCCGTGTTTTACTTTAAATAAATGAACGCCCAGGGATTTGTTTTTGCATTTATTACGTTCCTAGATATACCAACGCAATATGCGGGAGTAAATGAATCATATGTTTATACAATAGGACTCTTTATTGATACACTTGATTTAGTTTATTGATCGATACACCAAATGTACGAATGATTAAGGCAAAATCAAGTCACTCTTGAAGTGTAtaatctgagtctgaatttcCTTACACTTTCCTAGAATATACTTTCATATGCGAAATTGTTTTCTGGAAGCGGATTTCatcatttaagttttattaagtTGACGAATTATATAAAAGACTGGTCTCTCTGCGCTTGTATCATTCGTTCTCAATCATTCATTAATTGTAGTTCAAATTGAAGAAAGCTTAAAATGTTTACTTCAAGCCACTTTTTGGTGATCGTTCTGGCGTTGGGAGGTAATTGTCctttgtaattttagtattaTAACACCGTATTAAAGTTTGTTCCAATGTTTTTCAAAGTGACTTTTGCCAGTCCCATTGGATCCGAGATCTCAGATCTGCAGCGAGCCTGCATCAGTATGTCAGGCTCTGATGCTGGTGTTTGGAAATTTATTGCTTCGAATTTAGAGTTCCAGTCTTGTCGGGAATCCAAGATAGGCAAAAATGACGCTAACATTAATTTTTCGACGTTCAACCCCGGAGAGATGGAAAAGTATTTGGAGTGTAATTATTTTCACGTCTAGATTTAACAAAAATGGAACTTTTACAGACTTTGCTCTTCGCTAAACTCTTCGTTGGCCTGTTTGGACGGAATGCTTGAAGGGGCAGCGATGTGTCTAGGAAAAGATGACATCTCATCAGccaaagaaaaatttaaccaaCTTGCTGTGGATTTTCTGGACTTGATGTGTGATGGTAACTTCAATACCGTTGATGGTAAGTCGAGTTTCgaagttttgaatttataattagttaaaatagttaaattttcAGAAGTGGCGAATAAAGATTGCATCGGTGATACTGATGATTTGGTGAAGGAACTCAGTCATTGTTTCGCTACAAATATGCTTGATAGTGAATCATCGCCCGACAACGAGTGCCTTCTTTACGCAAAAGCAATAGGCTGTGTGAAGAGCAAACTCGATAAATGTGGAGGAAATCCGCAGctcatgaaatttttgtatgcAGCCGTTGGACCTGCTCTCATACTCAACAATTGTTACGACGAGACACTATCGGAAGAATCTGTAAATAGTAGCTCAGAAATCGTTGAAGAAGCTACATCTGAAACTCTAGAAATAGTTGAGCCACGGTGCAACGGAAGCGCAGAAGAACAAGTGAGGCAACTCAGTGAATGCTTCTCATTAAATCCACTTATTGGTAAATCATCCTCTGAAAACGAAAGCCCCCTATACTCCAATGGACTAGATTGTGATCAGGAAATAACCAAAAAATGCGGTAAATCATCCTCTGAAAATGAGTGCATTCTATACTCACATGGTCTAGATTGTGCTtggaaaataaccaaaatatgTGATACACCTCGACAGTTGATGGAAATATTGAGAGTCGTCGTAGAACCTGCTCTAGAGCTCAACAAGTGTTACTCAACCACAGAAAAGGAAGAAATCGCTGAGAGCGATGAAATCATTGAAGGTAAATCGATgtattaagttttaaattaaaaacaaaagtttaaatttaatatcaattttcagaaaaagttaagCCAGATTGCAACAGAAGTCCTGATGAAGCAGTGCAGGAAATTAGAAATTGCTTCGATTTTAAGTCAATTGACAGTAGTAAATCATCCTCTGAAAATGAGTGCATTCTGTATTCAAATGGGCTTGATTGTATGCAGGAAACAATCAAAAGATGCATGTTATTACCTCCAGTTATGGCGGAGCTATTGAGAAATATCATAGAACCTTCGCTGGCGCTCAACAACTGCTATGATGAATCATTCGATGAATCGGAAGAAAACGTTGAAGCCGATCGATGAGTGCATTAAAATTGTCATTCCAAGGTTGGAGCGTAATCTAGGACCAAAATCTAACTCTACACTACCGGTCTATCAAAATTCTTTCCATCATTCTTATTCCTTTGAACAATAAATCAATTACACCCTACCTTTGTAAAACCAACACGCGTTTTATAATTCGTTCCGCCGATGAATTCTGTTTCAATTTCCAGGTTATTTCCGGTCTCGAGCCGCCATAAATAGCATAGTTTACGGTCGTCTTTGGTCTTTGGTGCAACAGTTAGGTTCCTCATAACCTATTTCGAGAACCTCCGGAATAAACCCAAGAGAAGTGCAATTGGACAATGAAGAGGTTAGTCCGCGAAAGGAAGTCGCTTGACTCACGCCTCAAAAGATCCATCGAAAGTCTGACCCAGTTGCAAGGCAGTGAAGAAACGGAGGAGTTAGATATCCAGACCGAAATCgataatttccaaaaaatctggAATGATTATCTTCTCGTTCATATACGTATGATCGAGATATGCAAGGATGAGGAAGTCGACGGCATTCTAGAACATCtcgaaaatttcgaaagttCATTTCTGGTAAATAAAAATCGTCTCCTAAAATTCCTAAAAAGGGTCAGCTTCGCCACATCCACGAGGATACAACCTTCTGCCAGTCAAGATGGCGGTTACGCCATTCGTGTTCTTGTCGAGCAGCAAGCTGAATTTCTGCGCCAAATGTCTATCAGCTTTGGCACCGGTCTATCCACCAAGTACATCTGAGCGTCCATTTCAAGAACGACCGACAATTGCTACGGACCTGAAACTTCCAAGGACAACGTTGCCAGTATTTTCAGGAAATATTTTAGAATGGCAGTCGTTTTATGATCTGTTCGACAGCGCTGTTCATAAAAATCTAGCCCTCACAGATAGTCAACGTTTATAATTCCTGAAAACTAACTTGGAAGGAGAAGCAGCCACCTTATTATCCCACCTTCGCATTGAAGATGCCAACTACGCTCCCGCGTTAGCCAAGTGGAAGCAGAGATTTTACAAACCGTTTGATATTGCTGTACAACATATTCAGCGATTCATAAACCAACCTCTTCTTGCTATAACATCAGCTGACGGATTTCGATCACTTCACGACATTTCCAACGAATCACTACGAGCTCTTCAAGCGCTGAACCGATACGATCGTGATATCTGGTTGCTGTACATACTCATCGAGAAATTGGATGACGATACAAAGCAGCTTTGGTGTCAAAAGCGTTCTGAAATGTTCGACGAGGTTAATACACTGGAAACCTTACTAAAGTTCATCGATATTCGAAGCAACACTGCCTAAATCTCAACTACCAGTGAAACAGCCATCAAAACACCAATTCCGAAACCCCCCAAAATTGGTTGCTACTAACCAATCAGCCCGCGACAACATTTGTGGATTCTGCTCCAAGTCACCGAATCAATTATATCAATGTGGTAAGTTCATTCATGCAAGTGCTTATGACCGACTCAATTTCATTCGTAGGCATCAACTAAGCACCAATTGTCTGAGGCAACACACAAATGAACCATGCAAATCAGGCAATTGCAGGCAATGCAATCAACTTCACCACACACCTCACCACGCCTACATGATGCCCTACAACCACCAACTGGGCACGACGTTACATCTACAATAATGAACACAAAGAATGTAACTCAAACCTTCATCTCGACACTGAATTTAGCTACCGATTTGGCGGACACCAACGTCCTTTAACTCACTGTAACTATCAGCGTGCTGGATAAATTCGGCAGACTCGGGGTGTTCTCGATTGTGCCTCACATACCAACTACTCGAGAATTTTGCTAACAACTTTGCCTACCAACAATACCGGTGGACTTCGAGTTTGGCGGCATCTCAGAGGCATCCGGACACGAGAGCTCTCATAACATTCGGCTCACGATGCTGCGACTACCAAAACACCGTTCCCTGTGTAATGCTGGACCGAATCACTTCTGAACTACCTCTGAAGCCGGTGAACATTACAGGCTGGCCTATTCCACGCTCAATTGTCATGGCAGATCCCCACTTCCTGGTAAAATCAACATGCTGCTCGGCAATAAATTATTCTCCCAACTTCTCGACCCTGGTAGTATCAACCTCAGCTCCGATGGCAGCCTATCCATTCTTCTAAACACCAAACTTGGTTGGGTGGTCTCCGGTGGCTACAAAAACGACGTCCAATCGATCCCATCCCCTCCTCTACCATGCCAGCCTCATAACCATGACCGATGAGACCCTTTCCACGCAGCTGCAACGGTTTTGGGAAATTGAGGAATATCAACCACCGAAAACACACTTGAGCGATACAGAGGTTTAGTGTGAAAAGCATTTCTCTCAACACACAACTCATGATGAATTCGGTCGCTTCACTTTCCATTTATTGAAAGACCTGACCAGCTGGGAGAATCCCGTGAGATCGCAGCTAATAGATTTGCCCACTTAGAACGAAAACTTGAGAAGAATTCCGTACTCAAAACTCAGTATCACCAATTCATTCGAGAGTACATCGACATGGGTCATATGTCTCTCGCATAAAATGCGCCTCCCAAAACAGCTGTTTTTCTGCCTCATCATTATTTTGTGAAGGCAGATAGTAGCACCACAAAATGCCGAGTGGTTTTCGATGACAAAAACAAGCAA
It includes:
- the LOC129744136 gene encoding uncharacterized protein LOC129744136 isoform X1, producing the protein MFTSSHFLVIVLALGVTFASPIGSEISDLQRACISMSGSDAGVWKFIASNLEFQSCRESKIGKNDANINFSTFNPGEMEKLCSSLNSSLACLDGMLEGAAMCLGKDDISSAKEKFNQLAVDFLDLMCDGNFNTVDVKFSEVANKDCIGDTDDLVKELSHCFATNMLDSESSPDNECLLYAKAIGCVKSKLDKCGGNPQLMKFLYAAVGPALILNNCYDETLSEESVNSSSEIVEEATSETLEIVEPRCNGSAEEQVRQLSECFSLNPLIGKSSSENESPLYSNGLDCDQEITKKCGKSSSENECILYSHGLDCAWKITKICDTPRQLMEILRVVVEPALELNKCYSTTEKEEIAESDEIIEEKVKPDCNRSPDEAVQEIRNCFDFKSIDSSKSSSENECILYSNGLDCMQETIKRCMLLPPVMAELLRNIIEPSLALNNCYDESFDESEENVEADR
- the LOC129744136 gene encoding uncharacterized protein LOC129744136 isoform X2, which produces MFTSSHFLVIVLALGVTFASPIGSEISDLQRACISMSGSDAGVWKFIASNLEFQSCRESKIGKNDANINFSTFNPGEMEKLCSSLNSSLACLDGMLEGAAMCLGKDDISSAKEKFNQLAVDFLDLMCDGNFNTVDEVANKDCIGDTDDLVKELSHCFATNMLDSESSPDNECLLYAKAIGCVKSKLDKCGGNPQLMKFLYAAVGPALILNNCYDETLSEESVNSSSEIVEEATSETLEIVEPRCNGSAEEQVRQLSECFSLNPLIGKSSSENESPLYSNGLDCDQEITKKCGKSSSENECILYSHGLDCAWKITKICDTPRQLMEILRVVVEPALELNKCYSTTEKEEIAESDEIIEEKVKPDCNRSPDEAVQEIRNCFDFKSIDSSKSSSENECILYSNGLDCMQETIKRCMLLPPVMAELLRNIIEPSLALNNCYDESFDESEENVEADR